A single genomic interval of Armigeres subalbatus isolate Guangzhou_Male chromosome 1, GZ_Asu_2, whole genome shotgun sequence harbors:
- the LOC134207533 gene encoding ER degradation-enhancing alpha-mannosidase-like protein 2 produces MRNRHYEVKNVALFLGFCFAFISCSAGLRKYTKEDMIRLREEVRAMFQHAYDGYLRYASKYDELRPLSCDGVDTWGSYSLTLIDALDTLAVMGNYSEFRRVVELLEKKSFDSDINVSVFETNIRIVGGLISAHMMSHKAGVELEPGWPCNGPLLRLAEDVARRLLPAFDTRTGMPYGTVNLKYGVPYGETSVTCTAGIGTFIVEFGALSRLTGDPIYEEVALNALYGLYNHRSSIGLFGNHIDVQTGRWTAQDAGIGAGVDSYYEYLVKGAIMLNKPDLMHMFNEGRKAIDKYLKRDDWHVWVSMNKGQVTLPVFQSLEAYWPGVLSLFGDTSAAMKTLHNYHTVWKQYGFLPEFYNIPNAEAGANRENYPLRPELIESVMYLYRATGDPYLLEVGEDILRSIEHSAKTPCGYATIKNVRDHHKEDRMESFFLAETTKYLYLLFDPDNFIHNDGRVGTVINTTYGECIIDAGGYIFNTEAHPIDPAMLRCCHELPQQNLFADYSREKFAGDRLDLTRTKEANGAELKAPEAQKIENISVVEAQLEDAIPAAVLEELGAKLAEARQALTKKRLEEAFNRAKESLLNQLNKSTPEKDVNKTANDDSLIVPVPEPLAPTPTASIDDPERMTTIKLTPSARDPDDKSSTAQVKLNESQREQQESTRIEEPPQSPPATLTKAAMDDDEDVEDSNPAKKFFSENSSAERDGMEVVPPTVGGEYHQPQQSTLGLNNTITEFVQNMFKTKVYQKAKMDPQALLRKVKETGHHRNGTWASNYGLLTCKAQPFLQRITLLGEFF; encoded by the exons ATGCGAAATAGGCATTATGAGGTTAAAAATGTTGCCCTGTTCCTGGGGTTCTGTTTTGCTTTCATCAGCTGTTCCGCCGGTCTCCGGAAATACACCAAAGAGGACATGATTCGCTTACG cGAGGAAGTCCGAGCAATGTTTCAGCACGCCTATGATGGATATCTGCGGTACGCCAGCAAGTATGACGAATTACGACCGCTTTCGTGCGATGGCGTTGACACCTGGGGGAGCTACTCACTGACGCTGATCGATGCGCTGGACACCTTGGCGGTGATGGGAAACTACTCGGAGTTCCGACGCGTGGTGGAGCTGTTGGAGAAGAAGTCGTTCGACAGCGACATCAACGTGTCGGTATTTGAGACAAACATTCGAATCGTGGGTGGATTGATCAGTGCTCACATGATGAGTCACAAGGCAGGGGTGGAGCTGGAACCGGGGTGGCCCTGTAATGGACCGCTGCTCCGGCTGGCGGAAGACGTGGCGAGACGATTGCTGCCGGCTTTCGATACGAGAACAGGAATGCCATACGGAACAGTAAACCTGAAGTATGGTGTGCCATACGGGGAAACGAGTGTAACTTGTACGGCCGGTATTGGAACGTTCATTGTGGAGTTCGGAGCGTTGAGTCGGCTGACTGGGGACCCGATTTACGAGGAAGTAGCTCTGAATGCGTTGTACGGTTTATACAATCATCGGTCTTCGATTGGACTATTCGGGAACCATATTGATGTTCAGACTGGTCGGTGGACGGCACAGGATGCAGGGATCGGGGCGGGAGTTGATTCGTACTATGAATATCTGGTGAAGGGCGCAATTATGCTGAACAAGCCCGATCTGATGCATATGTTCAACGAAGGTCGGAAAGCGATCGATAAGTATTTAAAGCGAGATGATTGGCACGTTTGGGTTAGTATGAACAAGGGGCAGGTAACGCTTCCGGTGTTCCAATCCTTGGAAGCGTATTGGCCGGGAGTGCTCAGTTTATTTGGGGACACGAGTGCTGCCATGAAGACATTGCATAACTACCATACTGTTTGGAAGCAGTACGGTTTTCTTCCGGAGTTTTACAATATTCCAAATGCTGAAGCGGGAGCCAATCGAGAAAACTATCCACTAAGACCGGAGTTAATCGAATCTGTAATGTATTTGTACCGGGCCACGGGAGATCCATATTTGCTGGAAGTTGGAGAAGATATTTTGCGCAGTATAGAACATAGTGCTAAAACGCCCTGCGGGTATGCCACGATCAAAAACGTTCGCGATCACCACAAGGAGGATCGAATGGAGTCGTTTTTCCTAGCCGAAACCACCAAATACCTTTACTTACTGTTTGATCCGGACAATTTTATTCACAATGATGGCCGTGTTGGAACCGTCATCAATACAACCTATGGCGAATGCATCATCGATGCTGGTGGATATATTTTCAATACTGAAGCCCATCCAATTGACCCTGCCATGCTGCGATGTTGCCATGAACTTCCACAACAAAATCTCTTTGCCGATTACAGCCGCGAAAAGTTCGCAGGAGATCGATTGGATCTGACCAGAACCAAAGAAGCCAATGGAGCCGAACTAAAAGCTCCAGAAGCGCAAAAGATCGAAAACATTTCCGTGGTGGAAGCGCAACTCGAGGACGCCATACCAGCTGCTGTTCTCGAAGAACTAGGTGCGAAACTTGCTGAAGCCCGCCAAGCACTGACGAAAAAACGCCTTGAAGAGGCCTTCAACCGTGCGAAAGAATCGCTTCTCAACCAGCTCAACAAATCTACCCCTGAAAAGGATGTCAATAAAACAGCCAACGATGACAGTTTGATTGTTCCGGTTCCCGAACCATTAGCACCCACACCAACAGCCTCCATTGACGATCCTGAACGTATGACCACCATAAAGTTGACACCATCGGCTCGTGATCCGGATGACAAAAGTTCAACAGCACAAGTTAAACTGAATGAAAGTCAACGCGAACAGCAAGAATCTACAAGAATCGAGGAACCACCTCAGTCTCCTCCAGCAACATTGACCAAAGCAGCCATGGACGACGATGAAGACGTCGAAGATTCCAACCCGGCTAAGAAATTCTTCTCGGAAAATAGCTCCGCCGAAAGGGATGGAATGGAGGTGGTTCCGCCAACGGTCGGCGGCGAATATCATCAGCCACAGCAGTCGACGTTGGGCCTTAACAACACCATCACCGAGTTCGTACAGAACATGTTCAAAACCAAAGTGTACCAGAAGGCAAAGATGGATCCGCAGGCGCTGCTGAGAAAAGTGAAAGAAACGGGGCACCATCGGAACGGTACCTGGGCCAGTAATTATGGGCTACTCACGTGCAAGGCACAACCATTCCTGCAGAGGATAACACTGCTCGGGGAGTTTTTCTAG
- the LOC134207534 gene encoding translation initiation factor eIF-2B subunit epsilon — MNQLEKKEPVQAILIGDGFNDCFVPFTDRKPLSLLSLVNVPLLDYSLESLNRSGVEEVILFCGHHVDQVKAHVKMRQATGCSWSIGMTVTIVSSEGCRCMGDALRDLDAKGLVRGNFILTGVDTVTNANLAAILEEHKRAVKADKGTAMTVVYKEGVPQQRTGNEVMIAMDKNSKRLLFHQRLKPLHKERNFVIPLEILTQNKDVTLRHGLMDPQIAICSNTALPLFSDNFDFLTRDDFVRGLLINEEILASTIYVSLLASEEYGVKVNNWQSYQIVSKDVANRYVYPLVPDMGVCGNVLRYSFCRNNIYRHRDIRLARGSVLKADVVIGEKSEVADKTVVENSVLGNGCKIGKDCRISNCFLMDGVEVGDGCTLEHSILGGQVKIGANCNLTNGCVLGEEVELPKGTKVSKLTLQSSNPEDDWTEGSKRLGDRAFTVPDASEENEDMPDSEDEDDQNTFNHSMRLHRLERKQAPSIYSSSSEEGESRAMSPVQEDANIFLSEVLESLKRGYSEKSNPDYLILEINSSRYAYNMSLSEVNFYVVKAILHLLIMQENATKNVVATMGQLLGYFGSVFKNYIRGRDAMMDCLKAFEETSEQEELIRSKIAQLVHYLYEKDYITEEVILEWYEDLEDEGDATVKKSLAKLVDWLMQSSEEEEDDD; from the exons ATGAATCAACTGGAGAAGAAGGAACCGGTGCAGGCGATCCTGATTGGCGATGGATTCAACGATTGTTTCGTTCCGTTTACCGACCGGAAACCGCTG TCACTCCTCTCGTTGGTCAACGTCCCGCTATTGGACTACTCGCTGGAATCGTTGAACCGCTCGGGCGTCGAAGAAGTCATACTTTTCTGCGGCCACCATGTCGACCAGGTGAAGGCGCACGTCAAAATGCGCCAGGCCACCGGTTGCAGCTGGTCCATCGGAATGACGGTCACGATCGTGAGCTCCGAGGGTTGTCGCTGCATGGGTGATGCCCTGCGGGATCTGGACGCCAAAGGCCTTGTGCGGGGTAACTTTATCTTGACGGGAGTGGACACGGTGACCAATGCCAACCTGGCTGCCATTCTGGAGGAGCACAAGCGTGCCGTCAAGGCGGACAAGGGTACTGCCATGACGGTGGTTTACAAGGAAGGCGTTCCGCAGCAACGCACCGGAAACGAAGTTATGATAGCGATGGATAAGAACAGTAAGCGATTGTTGTTCCATCAGCGGCTTAAGCCGCTGCACAAGGAACGGAACTTTGtcattccgttggaaattctgaCTCAGAATAAGGACGTGACACTGCGACACGGGCTGATGGATCCGCAGATTGCGATTTGTAGCAATACCGCGCTGCCACTGTTTTCGGACAACTTTGACTTCTTGACGCGTGATGACTTCGTCAGGGGACTGCTCATCAACGAGGAGATTCTGGCCAGTACCATTTACGTGAGTTTGCTAGCGAGTGAGGAGTACGGAGTGAAGGTCAATAACTGGCAGAGCTATCAGATCGTGagcaaggacgtggccaatcGTTACGTGTATCCGCTGGTGCCGGATATGGGAGTTTGTGGGAACGTCTTGCGATACTCATTCTGCCGGAACAACATCTATCGGCATCGGGACATCAGACTGGCGAGGGGTAGTGTACTGAAGGCGGATGTGGTGATCGGAGAAAAGAGCGAAGTTGCTGACAAGACGGTCGTGGAGAATTCAGTTTTGGGTAACGGGTGTAAAATTGGAAAGGATTGTCGCATTAGCAATTGTTTCTTGATGGATGGGGTGGAGGTTGGGGACGGATGCACTCTGGAGCACAGCATTTTAGGAGGTCAGGTAAAGATTGGAGCCAATTGCAACTTGACGAATGGATGCGTGTTGGGAGAAGAGGTGGAACTGCCGAAAGGGACGAAAGTTTCCAAACTAACTCTTCAATCATCCAATCCTGAAGATGACTGGACCGAAGGTTCGAAGCGATTAGGGGACCGCGCATTCACCGTTCCGGATGCCAGCGAAGAGAACGAAGATATGCCGGACTCCGAGGATGAAGATGATCAAAATACGTTTAACCACTCGATGCGACTTCATCGACTGGAACGAAAGCAGGCACCGTCTATTTATAGCAGTTCTTCGGAAGAGGGTGAGTCTCGAGCTATGTCTCCGGTACAGGAGGACGCCAACATTTTCCTATCGGAAGTGCTGGAGTCGCTCAAGCGTGGCTACTCGGAGAAATCGAACCCGGACTATTTGATTCTGGAAATCAACTCGTCTCGATACGCGTACAATATGTCCCTGTCGGAGGTGAACTTCTATGTGGTGAAAGCCATTCTGCACCTGCTGATAATGCAGGAGAATGCGACGAAAAATGTGGTGGCCACCATGGGTCAGCTGTTGGGCTatttcggttcggttttcaagaACTACATCCGAGGTCGTGATGCCATGATGGATTGCTTGAAGGCGTTCGAGGAAACCAGCGAACAGGAGGAGTTGATTCGCAGTAAAATTGCTCAACTGGTGCATTATTTGTACGAGAAGGATTATATCACGGAAGAGGTAATTTTGGAGTGGTACGAGGATTTGGAGGATGAGGGGGACGCGACGGTGAAGAAAAGTCTAGCCAAGCTGGTCGATTGGCTGATGCAGTCCAGTGAAGAGGAAGAAGATGATGATTAA